A stretch of Triticum aestivum cultivar Chinese Spring chromosome 1D, IWGSC CS RefSeq v2.1, whole genome shotgun sequence DNA encodes these proteins:
- the LOC123180706 gene encoding FCS-Like Zinc finger 10 isoform X2 has translation MMLRRVVSDQAAAGDALDGAAAGRPRGPAFFAVPGLLVGLAAAKRGTPDCDSTARSPKSPLEHRAFPALGGSLLGSPRSPRSWDSQRVGLGGLVDTLAEPAADAKNRLLGFQMRPTKLQCLAKSYTSLPKDMPKDCGHAQPELGEVEAAAATAGSGGMSVPCTRFYGDVKSGPEVIVSSGAQLGFSNHSVDRAKFPASGSLPVSIGGPRRYIGSVSAMEVEQSEDYTCIIAHGSNPKTTRIFGDCILEPCPVLMPDWESKEIDVDKEGAELYWLVKGSPDADAAEDSTRFCSSCKKNLNVNESSIYRGENAFCGGNCRNQAVLNEEEDENNPAVSSPSSASSTSQFDDDDIFIDEVVVLT, from the exons ATGATGCTGAGGAGGGTGGTGTCCGACCAGGCCGCGGCGGGGGATGCGCTCGACGGCGCCGCAGCGGGGAGGCCCCGCGGCCCGGCCTTCTTCGCCGTGCCGGGGCTGCTCGTGGGGCTCGCGGCGGCCAAGCGCGGGACGCCGGACTGCGACTCCACCGCGCGCAGCCCCAAGTCGCCGCTCGAGCACAGGGCCTTCCCCGCGCTCGGCGGTTCGCTGCTCGGGTCGCCGCGGTCACCCAGGAGCTGGGACTCTCAGCGCGTCGGTCTGGGTGGCCTCGTCGACACCCTCGCCGAGCCCGCCGCCGACGCCAAGAATCGCCTGCTCGGGTTCCAGATGCGCCCGACGAAGCTGCAATGCCTCGCCAAATCCTACACCTCCCTGCCCAAAGACATGCCGAAAGACTGCGGGCATGCGCAGCCGGAGCTCGGGGAGGTGGAggctgccgcggccaccgccggcTCAGGGGGCATGTCGGTTCCGTGCACTAGGTTCTACGGGGATGTGAAGTCTGGTCCAGAGGTCATCGTGTCCAGTGGTGCTCAGCTCGGCTTTAGCAACCACTCCGTCGACCGTGCCAAGTTCCCTGCTTCCGGGTCGCTGCCGGTGTCGATTGGCGGACCACGCCGGTACATCGGGTCCGTGTCGGCAATGGAGGTCGAGCAGTCGGAGGACTACACCTGCATCATAGCTCACGGCTCCAATCCGAAGACCACCCGCATTTTTGGGGATTGCATCTTGGAGCCCTGCCCTGTTCTCATGCCTGACTGGGAGAGCAAGGAGATCGATGTGGACAAGGAAGGAGCTGAGTTGTACTGGCTGGTCAAGGGctcccccgacgccgacgccgcagAGGACTCCACGCGCTTCTGCTCGTCTTGCAAGAAGAACCTGAATGTCAACGAATCTTCCATTTACCG CGGTGAGAATGCATTTTGTGGCGGCAACTGCAGAAACCAAGCAGTCCTGAATGAAGAGGAAGATGAGAACAATCCTGCAGTCTCCTCTCCCAGCTCAGCTAGTTCGACTTCGCAGTTTGACGATGATGACATCTTCATCGATGAGGTGGTGGTGCTGACATGA
- the LOC123180706 gene encoding FCS-Like Zinc finger 10 isoform X1 — MRDCFLVSAAPIPCSLSLSDLLVSFSESRGGEGGRMMLRRVVSDQAAAGDALDGAAAGRPRGPAFFAVPGLLVGLAAAKRGTPDCDSTARSPKSPLEHRAFPALGGSLLGSPRSPRSWDSQRVGLGGLVDTLAEPAADAKNRLLGFQMRPTKLQCLAKSYTSLPKDMPKDCGHAQPELGEVEAAAATAGSGGMSVPCTRFYGDVKSGPEVIVSSGAQLGFSNHSVDRAKFPASGSLPVSIGGPRRYIGSVSAMEVEQSEDYTCIIAHGSNPKTTRIFGDCILEPCPVLMPDWESKEIDVDKEGAELYWLVKGSPDADAAEDSTRFCSSCKKNLNVNESSIYRGENAFCGGNCRNQAVLNEEEDENNPAVSSPSSASSTSQFDDDDIFIDEVVVLT, encoded by the exons ATGCGTGATTGCTTTTTAGTCTCGGCCGCGCCGATCCCTTGCAGTCTGAGCCTTTCTGATCTCTTGGTTTCGTTTTCAGAGAGCCGGGGCGGAGAGGGAGGGAGGATGATGCTGAGGAGGGTGGTGTCCGACCAGGCCGCGGCGGGGGATGCGCTCGACGGCGCCGCAGCGGGGAGGCCCCGCGGCCCGGCCTTCTTCGCCGTGCCGGGGCTGCTCGTGGGGCTCGCGGCGGCCAAGCGCGGGACGCCGGACTGCGACTCCACCGCGCGCAGCCCCAAGTCGCCGCTCGAGCACAGGGCCTTCCCCGCGCTCGGCGGTTCGCTGCTCGGGTCGCCGCGGTCACCCAGGAGCTGGGACTCTCAGCGCGTCGGTCTGGGTGGCCTCGTCGACACCCTCGCCGAGCCCGCCGCCGACGCCAAGAATCGCCTGCTCGGGTTCCAGATGCGCCCGACGAAGCTGCAATGCCTCGCCAAATCCTACACCTCCCTGCCCAAAGACATGCCGAAAGACTGCGGGCATGCGCAGCCGGAGCTCGGGGAGGTGGAggctgccgcggccaccgccggcTCAGGGGGCATGTCGGTTCCGTGCACTAGGTTCTACGGGGATGTGAAGTCTGGTCCAGAGGTCATCGTGTCCAGTGGTGCTCAGCTCGGCTTTAGCAACCACTCCGTCGACCGTGCCAAGTTCCCTGCTTCCGGGTCGCTGCCGGTGTCGATTGGCGGACCACGCCGGTACATCGGGTCCGTGTCGGCAATGGAGGTCGAGCAGTCGGAGGACTACACCTGCATCATAGCTCACGGCTCCAATCCGAAGACCACCCGCATTTTTGGGGATTGCATCTTGGAGCCCTGCCCTGTTCTCATGCCTGACTGGGAGAGCAAGGAGATCGATGTGGACAAGGAAGGAGCTGAGTTGTACTGGCTGGTCAAGGGctcccccgacgccgacgccgcagAGGACTCCACGCGCTTCTGCTCGTCTTGCAAGAAGAACCTGAATGTCAACGAATCTTCCATTTACCG CGGTGAGAATGCATTTTGTGGCGGCAACTGCAGAAACCAAGCAGTCCTGAATGAAGAGGAAGATGAGAACAATCCTGCAGTCTCCTCTCCCAGCTCAGCTAGTTCGACTTCGCAGTTTGACGATGATGACATCTTCATCGATGAGGTGGTGGTGCTGACATGA